A window of the Bradyrhizobium diazoefficiens genome harbors these coding sequences:
- a CDS encoding acyl-CoA carboxylase subunit beta, giving the protein MNWKPELDELARREAFAREMGGVDKVKRQHDQGRLTVRERIDKLIDKGSFHEIGAVSGIGEYDPTGELKTVTPANCVFGRARVDGRTVVVVGDDFTVRGGSADASISAKPLMAEEMAHDFRLPIVRIIEGSGGGGSVKTIETKGAANLPGGIGGTRWYRFTTENLSRVPVVALGLGSVAGLGAARLAASHYSIMTRTSAMFVAGPPVVKALGQNLSKEELGGADIQTKAGAVDHAVDTEEEAFACARRFLSYLPSSVYELPPTLPCTDNPERSEEALMNAVPRDRKQVYKMRPIIDQVVDKGSFFEVASNFGKPIIVGLARLEGRAVMLLASDSFHYGGSWTADACQKVVRWVDFAETFHLPIVYLMDCPGFMIGLDAEKAATIRHGVRAMAAVNQTTVPWCTVILRNAFGVAGVVHQPADRFSIRYAWPSAYWGSLPLEGGIEAAYRADIDAAEDKAAKLNEIQERLNKLRSPFRSAEKFWVEEIIDPRKTRSLLCEFARLAEPLRKAGPPENMTIRP; this is encoded by the coding sequence ATGAACTGGAAGCCGGAACTCGACGAGCTCGCCCGGCGCGAAGCCTTCGCGCGGGAGATGGGCGGCGTTGACAAGGTCAAGCGACAGCATGACCAGGGCCGGCTGACTGTTCGGGAACGCATCGACAAACTGATCGACAAGGGCAGCTTCCACGAGATCGGTGCCGTCTCCGGCATCGGTGAGTATGATCCCACGGGCGAGCTGAAAACCGTGACGCCAGCGAACTGCGTGTTCGGCCGCGCACGCGTCGACGGCCGCACCGTGGTCGTGGTCGGCGACGATTTCACCGTGCGCGGCGGTTCGGCGGATGCGTCGATCTCGGCAAAGCCCTTGATGGCGGAGGAGATGGCGCACGACTTCCGTCTGCCCATCGTCCGTATCATCGAGGGCTCCGGCGGCGGCGGCTCGGTCAAGACCATCGAGACCAAGGGCGCGGCCAATCTGCCGGGCGGCATCGGCGGCACCCGCTGGTATCGCTTCACGACGGAGAATCTCTCGCGCGTGCCGGTGGTCGCTCTCGGCCTCGGCTCGGTTGCGGGCCTGGGCGCGGCGCGTCTGGCCGCCAGCCACTATTCCATCATGACCCGGACGTCCGCGATGTTCGTCGCAGGCCCGCCGGTGGTGAAGGCGCTGGGGCAGAATCTCTCGAAGGAGGAGCTCGGCGGCGCCGACATCCAGACCAAGGCCGGCGCGGTCGATCATGCCGTCGACACCGAGGAGGAGGCGTTTGCCTGCGCGCGCCGTTTCCTGTCCTATCTGCCGTCATCGGTCTACGAGCTGCCGCCGACCTTGCCCTGCACCGACAATCCGGAGCGGAGCGAAGAGGCGCTGATGAATGCGGTACCGCGCGACCGCAAGCAGGTCTACAAGATGCGGCCGATCATCGACCAGGTCGTCGACAAGGGCTCGTTCTTCGAGGTCGCCTCGAATTTCGGCAAGCCGATCATCGTTGGCCTGGCGCGGCTCGAGGGCAGGGCGGTGATGCTGCTCGCCAGCGACAGCTTCCACTATGGCGGCTCCTGGACGGCGGATGCCTGCCAGAAGGTGGTGCGCTGGGTCGACTTCGCCGAGACCTTCCATCTGCCGATCGTCTATCTCATGGATTGCCCCGGCTTCATGATCGGCCTCGATGCCGAGAAGGCGGCGACCATCCGCCATGGCGTGCGCGCCATGGCCGCGGTCAACCAGACCACCGTGCCCTGGTGCACCGTGATCCTGCGCAACGCCTTCGGCGTCGCCGGCGTCGTGCATCAGCCGGCCGACCGTTTCTCGATCCGCTACGCCTGGCCGTCGGCCTATTGGGGCTCGCTGCCGCTCGAAGGCGGCATCGAGGCCGCCTACCGCGCCGACATCGACGCGGCCGAGGACAAGGCGGCCAAGCTCAACGAGATCCAGGAACGCCTCAACAAGCTGCGCTCGCCGTTCCGCTCGGCCGAGAAATTCTGGGTCGAGGAGATCATCGACCCGCGCAAGACGCGCTCGCTGCTCTGCGAATTCGCGCGGCTCGCCGAGCCGCTGCGAAAGGCAGGACCGCCGGAGAACATGACGATCCGGCCGTAG
- a CDS encoding IclR family transcriptional regulator, with product MGRRSERLSRQGALAGDAGEGDVIQVVSRAFDVLRCFEGHDSRLGNLEISNRCGLPRSTVSRLTHTLTRMGQLVYLPRDQKYRIGPSAVAMSASMMKGAQLRSMIRQRLQEVAEQLPGTVGFVVPDRFHLVYLQFARSASALGLHEGTGSRISMASTAAGAAYTAALSPEVGDAYIAEMEREAPEAAKILRPRIEANRQSLRERGYVTACGLWSPHINGLAVPIWSPQYQTFVVVTIGLLSAMYDEQRLHAEVAPLMVALGRSLGSLMEGAEGDVFANRISRKPVAMAVHNNNKPINSEGVNELEAGTRRARPARSLRAGDGRR from the coding sequence ATGGGACGACGTTCGGAGCGGTTGAGTAGGCAAGGTGCACTCGCTGGCGATGCCGGTGAGGGTGATGTCATCCAGGTGGTGTCGCGCGCGTTCGACGTGTTGCGATGCTTCGAGGGCCACGATAGCAGGCTCGGCAATCTCGAGATTTCAAATCGCTGCGGCTTGCCCCGCTCGACAGTGTCGCGGCTTACGCACACGCTGACGCGCATGGGCCAGCTGGTCTATCTGCCGCGCGATCAGAAATATCGGATCGGACCGAGCGCGGTGGCGATGAGCGCCTCGATGATGAAGGGCGCGCAGCTGCGCAGCATGATCCGCCAGCGGTTGCAGGAAGTCGCCGAGCAATTGCCCGGCACCGTCGGCTTCGTCGTGCCCGATCGCTTCCATCTCGTCTATCTCCAGTTCGCGCGTTCTGCCTCTGCGCTTGGTCTGCACGAAGGCACCGGCAGCCGCATCTCGATGGCCTCCACGGCTGCGGGCGCGGCCTACACCGCGGCCTTGTCGCCGGAAGTCGGCGATGCCTACATCGCGGAAATGGAGCGCGAAGCGCCGGAGGCTGCAAAAATCCTGCGGCCCCGCATCGAGGCCAACCGGCAGTCGCTGCGCGAGCGCGGCTATGTCACGGCCTGCGGCCTGTGGAGTCCGCACATCAACGGGCTCGCGGTGCCGATCTGGTCGCCGCAGTATCAGACCTTCGTGGTCGTCACGATCGGCCTTCTCTCGGCGATGTATGACGAGCAGCGTCTGCATGCCGAAGTCGCGCCGCTGATGGTGGCGCTCGGCCGTTCGCTCGGCAGCCTGATGGAGGGCGCGGAAGGCGACGTCTTCGCCAACCGCATCTCGCGCAAACCGGTCGCAATGGCCGTGCATAACAATAACAAGCCGATCAATTCGGAGGGAGTGAATGAACTGGAAGCCGGAACTCGACGAGCTCGCCCGGCGCGAAGCCTTCGCGCGGGAGATGGGCGGCGTTGA
- a CDS encoding biotin/lipoyl-containing protein, with protein sequence MPEIKIVTEVAGRICATPVQVGGTVGDGDDVVVVEAMKMEIPVPAPASGTLTSLLVKIDDLVAEGQTIAIVAS encoded by the coding sequence ATGCCAGAAATTAAGATCGTCACGGAGGTTGCCGGTCGCATCTGCGCAACTCCCGTGCAAGTTGGAGGAACCGTCGGCGATGGCGATGACGTTGTGGTCGTCGAAGCCATGAAGATGGAGATACCGGTGCCGGCGCCTGCATCAGGAACGCTCACATCACTGCTCGTGAAGATCGACGACCTCGTTGCCGAAGGTCAGACAATCGCGATCGTCGCGAGCTGA